The following are encoded together in the Methanocaldococcus jannaschii DSM 2661 genome:
- a CDS encoding class I SAM-dependent DNA methyltransferase, whose translation MATLDKFLSIKENDEKTKKKESKKKSSKSNKTSESLVSHDHFELTPEFENQLWKVADKLRKKMEVHQYKYVVLGLIFLRALTCRFYERRKEIEEELSNPNSELYTEDPELRKMILEDEDFYLSEGVLYLPKETRWDYFVENVMSPNIGEIIDTAIEILEEKYPDRLKDVIPKIYAQSPLDNHDYSYLINKFSEISFGKEHRVKDVFGRIYEYFLGKFTEVEGKLGGKFYTPRSLTKLIVDVLDVKGGSIFDPACGSGGFFVSALEKLEREGIDINELSIYGQDSDPMAYRLTKMNLIIRGAEGDIRIDDSYHDDKFMDMTFDYVVANPPFNDSEWDANRIKPDDPRLRIGNKKVPVPPNGNANYMWILHFIYHTAPNGKAGFVMANGALSAGNVEGEIRKAIIENDLVYGIVACPPKLFYNVSLPVSLWFIRKEKPDYMKGKVLFINAKNLYKQISRRQNILTEEHIKKIVDKFRMFESGEDEDKINELGFAKVATIDEIAKNGYVLTPGRYVGVKIEDDGIPFEVKMKEYSEELKKLLDEEEKLRNKVKEILDALGF comes from the coding sequence ATGGCAACACTCGATAAATTCTTAAGTATTAAAGAAAATGATGAAAAAACTAAAAAGAAAGAAAGTAAGAAAAAATCATCTAAATCTAACAAAACTTCTGAATCATTGGTATCACATGACCATTTTGAACTCACACCAGAGTTTGAAAATCAGTTATGGAAAGTGGCAGATAAGCTTAGAAAGAAGATGGAAGTTCATCAGTATAAGTATGTTGTTTTGGGGCTTATATTTTTGAGAGCTTTAACTTGTAGATTTTATGAGAGGAGAAAAGAGATTGAAGAGGAACTTTCTAATCCAAATAGTGAGTTATACACTGAAGACCCAGAACTTAGAAAAATGATTCTCGAAGATGAAGATTTTTATCTCTCTGAAGGAGTTCTTTATCTTCCTAAGGAAACAAGATGGGATTATTTTGTAGAAAATGTAATGAGTCCAAATATTGGAGAAATTATTGATACAGCTATAGAGATATTAGAGGAAAAATATCCTGATAGGTTAAAAGATGTAATTCCTAAAATCTATGCACAATCTCCCCTTGATAACCATGACTACTCCTATCTCATAAATAAATTTTCAGAAATAAGTTTTGGGAAAGAACATAGAGTTAAAGATGTGTTTGGTAGGATTTATGAATATTTCTTAGGAAAATTTACAGAGGTTGAGGGAAAACTTGGAGGAAAGTTTTATACTCCAAGGTCTTTAACAAAACTTATTGTGGATGTTTTAGATGTCAAAGGAGGGAGTATATTTGACCCAGCTTGTGGTAGCGGTGGATTTTTTGTTTCAGCACTTGAAAAATTAGAGAGGGAGGGAATAGATATAAATGAGTTATCAATTTATGGACAAGATTCTGACCCAATGGCCTATAGGCTCACAAAAATGAACCTTATTATTAGAGGGGCTGAAGGAGATATTCGTATAGATGATTCATATCATGATGATAAATTTATGGATATGACTTTTGATTATGTAGTTGCTAACCCTCCATTTAATGATAGTGAATGGGATGCAAATAGAATAAAACCAGATGACCCAAGACTTAGAATTGGAAATAAAAAAGTCCCAGTGCCTCCAAATGGTAATGCAAACTATATGTGGATACTACACTTTATTTATCATACAGCACCCAATGGAAAAGCTGGCTTTGTTATGGCAAATGGTGCATTGTCTGCTGGAAATGTAGAGGGGGAAATAAGGAAGGCAATAATAGAGAACGACCTTGTGTATGGAATTGTTGCATGCCCTCCAAAGTTGTTTTATAATGTAAGTTTGCCTGTTTCTCTATGGTTTATAAGGAAGGAGAAGCCAGATTATATGAAGGGAAAGGTTTTGTTTATTAATGCGAAGAATTTATATAAGCAGATTTCAAGAAGGCAGAATATTTTAACTGAAGAGCATATAAAAAAGATTGTTGATAAGTTTAGAATGTTTGAAAGTGGGGAAGATGAAGACAAAATAAATGAACTTGGTTTTGCCAAGGTTGCTACTATTGATGAGATTGCTAAAAATGGATATGTTTTAACTCCTGGTAGGTATGTTGGGGTTAAGATTGAAGATGATGGAATACCTTTTGAGGTTAAGATGAAAGAGTATTCTGAGGAGTTAAAGAAGTTGTTAGATGAAGAAGAGAAGTTGAGGAATAAGGTTAAAGAGATTTTGGATGCTTTAGGGTTTTAA